ATCCCCCAAATATGAGTCTTCTTTCTGTTTCCGTCCAATATTATGCCAAACCAAGATTGATAATGAAAATATCAAAAAATTCTTTTTGGCCAAAACCGAAGGTTGATAGCGCAATTATTAAAATAACTCCTTTTCTTTTGCCTAAGGAAGAAAAAACTGATTATTTCTTTAAAGTGGTAAAGGCAGGTTTTTCTCAACCAAGAAAACAAATTATAAACAATCTTTCAAAAGAGCTTAATGTCCCTAAGGATAAAACAATAGAATTGCTTTTGAAAAACGGATTTAGCCCTAAAAAAAGACCGGGAGATTTCAGTATTGAGGATTGGATGAAATTAACAAACTGTTTTAATTCTGATAATTTACTATTGCTATAAAAATATATATTAGTATAATATTATAAGAATATGTCTTTGTTTAAAAACAACCTAAAAAGGAGAAAACTTTTAACATTTGTTTCTTTTTTTATTTTTTCTTTTATATTTTTTACTCCCCTTATTGCAAAAGGATTTGATCTTGGAATAGGAGAGGCCTTTGATACTTTTACAAGATATCTTTTAAGCTTGGTGCTAACTATACCTCTTTTTTTTATTGGAATTATTCTAATGATACTCGTTTTGTTAGCCCAGCTTCTTGCTCTTTTAACAAGATCCATATTGATACTTGTGATGAGTCCCTACTTTATATCATGGAGTTATACTCAGCCTGCAACAAATCCGATAATAAGCCAAGGACTGCTGGTTACTCAAAGCTTAATGAATATGATTCTTGTTTTAGCCCTTCTTTATATAGGAATTGTGACAATACTTGGACTTGAAAGCTATAACACAAAGAAACTACTTATAACTTTTATAGTTATAGCTCTTCTTGTAAATTTTGCTCCCGTAATTACCGGACTTATTGTTGACCCTTCTAATATATTGATAAGATACTTTGTTACTCAAATTCCAGGAGGAGACGGAGGATTTATAAGCCGTACAGTTACCGCTCATAATTCTATTTTAGGAGGATTTTCACATATGGAAAATATTTGGGATGCTCTCAAAGGAGGCCTTCTTTTGACAACTGCCGGAATGGTGTTTAGAGCATCCGGACTTTTGATAGTTTATCTTCTTATTTCCCTAGCTTATCTTGGATTTATCGTCATTTTCACGGCAAGATATTTTGCAATTTGGCTACTTGTAATTTTGTCTCCTATTGCTTTTGTCTGCTATATCCTCCCTGAAACCCAAGGGATAGCAAGAAAATGGTGGAATGCTTTTATACAATGGACCTTTATCGGAGTAACTGGGGCTTTTTTTCTTTATCTTGCCGAAGGATTTGCCATGATGAACCCCGCTTTAATTTATAGCTCCCTTACAATCCCTCAAGGAGGCGGATTTCTTTTATTAAGAGATCTTGTTGCACTCTTGGCTCCTGCTTTATTTGGAGTAATGCTCGCAATAATAGGACTAATGGTATCAGTATCAACAAGTGCTATAGGAGCTCAAATGGTACTTGGCGTTTCAAAAAAATATGGGAAAGCAGGAGCAATAAAAGGAGGAAAGTTTTTGACAAGGAGCATTCCTTCTGGATTGAAAGAACAAATGGCAAAGCAAACAAAAACCACCCTGCCTGGATTTGAAGGAAAAAGCGGAGGAGGTAAATTTGCTACAGGACTAGGATATGCAACAGGTGTTATTCCTGCATATTGGGCAACGCGTAAAGCGGTAGGAGCAGCAGGAGTAGTATTAAAAGAAACAGAAAAAAAAGACAGAGCTCAAGCAAAAGAAAAATATAAAGGATCAACAATTGAAAAGAAAATGCAAGGAGTAAATTCTCCTTTTGAAAAAGAAAGAACAGCAGCACTTGTTATGGCAAATGAAGAGGGAAATATAGGAGAAATGAAGAAAAAATACGGTCTTACAGATGATACGATAAAAGAGATTATAAAAGAAACAAGAGAACATTCCCCTGACGAATTTAAGAAGCTTAGAAAAACGATGCCTCAATATGCCAAAGAGCTGGTTTCCGACGATGAGCTTGCTCAAAAAGTTACAGATAAAGAAATTAAAGAACGTCTTGACAGTTCTTATGGAATAACAGACAAAGATGAGGTAGATAAAATACTTAAAGATGAAGAAGAAAGAAACAGAATTGCCAGAGAAGTTATTGATGATAAATTTCCGGATGAAAAAGACAAAGACAGAGCTAAACTTGATATAATTATAAGTCAGGTAAAAAAGAGCGATGTTGAATCTTGGTCTTCTGATGTTTTTGATGATGAAGAAGTAGTAAAAAGCATTTTAGTAAATGCAAAAGTTCAAATTATACCTGAAATAGCTGAAAATTTTGGAGAAAAAGCTCGCGAAAAGATACAAGAACAAGTAGATTCTGGAGCAGAAATAAGCGCAAGTATGCATAGTTATCTTACGTCAAATGCAGGAAGAGCAATTTTCCCTATTGAAAATATACCACCTAGAACAACTTCAACATCCAGTACACCCTCTACGCCATCTGGCTCAACTCCTTCAACACCTAGCACACCCTCTACGCCATCTGGTCCAACTCCTTCAACACCTAGTACACCCTCTACGCCATCTGGTCCAACTCCTTCAACACCTAGTACACCCTCTACGCCATCTGGCTCAACTCCTTCAACACCTAGCACACCCTCTACGCCATCTGGTCCAACTCCTTCAACACCTAGTACACCCTCTACGCCATCTGGTCCAACTCCCCGAACAAGAGGAGGATATACACCCTCTACGCCATCTGGTCCAACTCCTTCAACACCTAGTACACCCTCTACGCCATCTGGTCCAACTCCCCGAACAAGAGGAGGATATGGAAAAAATCCATAACATTTTTTAAAAAACAAAAAAGGAGTCAAAGACTCCTTTTATTTTTAGAAAAATCATTCTTCCGAAACTGAACGAAGTCCTTTTCTAAGAGCTTCCTGTAAACCAGGAATAGCCTGGACAACCATGCTAGCAGGAAGTGGGCTTTTTTCCATCGCCTCTAATATTCTAACAAGACTTCCTGTGTCTTCAAAATCTCTTATTGTAGCAAAAACCCTTTTAATTCTTTCAACTTCAGCATCAGCATCAATAACTGTCGCTCTTTTTCGCATTTCTGCAAGATAAGGAGCTAATGTATTTTCTCTATACTCAGGAGGAGGATCTAATTCTTTAATTTGAATTTTTCGGACTTTAATTCCATATTCCTTTTCAAACTCGTCAAGAATCCCGGCACATAAAGTGAAAATATCATCACCCATATTACTTATTTCCGTTATCCATTCTCCATACTCTTTTTGGGTAATAAAATTTCTCACTTCCGGCTTAAGACGATTAATTAATGTTTCGAGCCAATTTTGGACTCTAAAAAGAGCACGATAAGGATTAATTATTTTAACTGTTAATTTAAGCTCTACTTTAAGAGGAAGAAGATTTTTATCTTCTGCTCTGTCTAAACCCGCCCAGTAAACATCTTCCTTAAGAAGAACGTAATCTAGTGTTCTTTTTGGATGATAAACTACTTTTTCTTGTTGGTTTATCCCTGACCACTCAAAACCATAGCCATAAATATCCCATAGTGGCCAAAATCCATAAAATCGCAATCCACCAAAGAGATGACTTTCTGATCCTTCTTTAACATTCCATTTATCATCTCCTGAATCAAAATAGGAAAAAGTTCTACCTTCCCATTGAATAAGAGCTTTTTCAAATTTGTCCGCTTTGACAATAACTTTTGCCGTTCCTTCATTAACAAAAGTAAAAAAAAGATTATTTGGTGCTAAAAAGAAAAAAATAACAAGAAAGATATAGGTAGGGCAACTTAAGAAAATACTTAAGATTATAGCCCAACCTAAAAAATTTCCAACCATAATTCCTAAAAAAATAGAAGAAAAAATAATTGCAATCAACCCAAAAAGGGAAAGAAAAATTTTCAAAAGAATCATCATTCCAACCTCCTTAATTTTCAAGGTTCCAACTAAAAAAGTTCTAATTAAAAATATAGCACTTCTTTTTGTTTTTGTCAAATTTTTATTGTAATTATTATATTAAATAAAAAATATAGCTTTATATATATTTTAAAAGCCCTTCTCTAAAAGAGGAGGGCATAATTTTTTCTTTTTTATTTGCCTAAAATTTTATTAATAGCATCAACTATTTTAGGATCTGCAAGAACTTCTATAATTTTAGGAGAAATACTTA
The nucleotide sequence above comes from Candidatus Paceibacterota bacterium. Encoded proteins:
- a CDS encoding SPFH domain-containing protein; translation: MTKTKRSAIFLIRTFLVGTLKIKEVGMMILLKIFLSLFGLIAIIFSSIFLGIMVGNFLGWAIILSIFLSCPTYIFLVIFFFLAPNNLFFTFVNEGTAKVIVKADKFEKALIQWEGRTFSYFDSGDDKWNVKEGSESHLFGGLRFYGFWPLWDIYGYGFEWSGINQQEKVVYHPKRTLDYVLLKEDVYWAGLDRAEDKNLLPLKVELKLTVKIINPYRALFRVQNWLETLINRLKPEVRNFITQKEYGEWITEISNMGDDIFTLCAGILDEFEKEYGIKVRKIQIKELDPPPEYRENTLAPYLAEMRKRATVIDADAEVERIKRVFATIRDFEDTGSLVRILEAMEKSPLPASMVVQAIPGLQEALRKGLRSVSEE